In Desulfobaccales bacterium, one DNA window encodes the following:
- the tgt gene encoding tRNA guanosine(34) transglycosylase Tgt, with protein sequence MFTFELLAGTDPGGPRLGLMTTARGQVETPAFMPVGTYATVKTLTPEEVRELGAQIILSNVYHLYLRPGVELIRRLGGLNRFMNWPGPILTDSGGFQIFSLAPFRTISEEGVTFRSHLNGDLHMLTPERVVTLQEELGVDIMMCLDECPPYPCPEGELRRATDLTGRWARRSLAAWGQEGGALFAIVQGGTRADWRREQAQELGELPFSGFALGGLSVGEPKELTLAMMEAALPVLPAEKPRYIMGMGLPEDLVEGVARGADLFDCVIPTRNARNGQVFTAQGALMIRNAIYAEDPRPLEPGCGCYTCRHYSRAYLRHLFQAREMLAYRLLTLHNLYYYLSLMARMRQAIQTGRFPEFYQEFYRQRHNGGEARG encoded by the coding sequence ATGTTCACGTTTGAGCTTTTGGCCGGCACCGACCCGGGGGGGCCGCGTCTTGGGCTGATGACCACCGCCCGGGGGCAGGTGGAGACCCCTGCCTTCATGCCGGTGGGCACCTATGCCACGGTGAAGACCCTGACCCCCGAGGAGGTGCGGGAGCTGGGGGCCCAGATCATCCTCAGCAACGTCTATCACCTCTACTTGCGGCCCGGGGTGGAGCTCATTCGGCGGCTGGGGGGGCTTAACCGCTTCATGAACTGGCCGGGCCCCATCCTCACCGACTCCGGCGGCTTCCAGATCTTCAGCCTGGCGCCTTTTCGCACCATCAGCGAGGAGGGGGTGACCTTCCGCTCCCACCTGAACGGCGACCTGCACATGCTCACCCCCGAGCGGGTGGTGACGCTTCAGGAGGAGTTGGGGGTGGACATCATGATGTGCCTGGATGAATGCCCCCCCTACCCCTGCCCGGAGGGCGAGCTTCGGCGGGCCACGGACCTCACCGGCCGTTGGGCCCGGCGGTCCCTTGCGGCCTGGGGGCAGGAGGGCGGAGCCCTTTTCGCCATCGTGCAGGGGGGCACCCGGGCGGACTGGCGGCGGGAGCAGGCCCAGGAACTGGGGGAGCTTCCCTTTTCCGGCTTTGCCCTGGGTGGCCTGAGCGTGGGGGAGCCCAAGGAACTCACTTTGGCGATGATGGAGGCGGCCTTGCCGGTGCTGCCGGCGGAGAAGCCCCGCTACATCATGGGCATGGGCCTGCCTGAGGACCTGGTGGAGGGGGTGGCCCGGGGTGCCGACCTCTTCGATTGTGTCATCCCCACCCGAAACGCCAGGAATGGGCAAGTGTTCACGGCCCAGGGGGCCCTGATGATCCGCAACGCCATCTACGCCGAAGATCCCCGGCCCCTGGAGCCGGGATGCGGCTGTTACACCTGCCGGCATTACTCCCGGGCCTACCTGCGCCATCTTTTTCAGGCCCGGGAGATGCTGGCCTATCGCCTTTTGACGCTGCATAATCTATATTATTATCTCAGCCTGATGGCCCGGATGCGGCAGGCCATTCAAACCGGCCGCTTCCCCGAGTTTTACCAGGAATTTTATCGTCAACGACACAACGGAGGAGAGGCGCGTGGTTGA
- the queA gene encoding tRNA preQ1(34) S-adenosylmethionine ribosyltransferase-isomerase QueA → MSPAIEEFDYHLPPELVAAYPAEPRDAARLLVVDRETGALRHAIFRELPHFLEPGDVLVVNDTRVFPARLTGVKETGGKVELLLHHLPVADNGGDPAAGRALAGYRGRLRPGVRLRLGESLAGEVLALPRPGVAEVRLVSERGGVVEAVLAAGEVPLPPYIRRPPTAGDRESYQTMFAHKTGAIACPTAGLHFTPRVLAALKAKGVETVAVTLHVGPGTFTPVRTRDYTAHRLAPEYYELPPEAARRLTAAKREGRPLVAVGTTTVRVLESCVTAAGFRPGAGWCDLYIYPGYRFRAVDRLLTNFHLPRSTLLLLVSAFAGRELILRAYEEAVRQRYRFYSYGDCMLIR, encoded by the coding sequence ATGAGCCCCGCCATTGAGGAATTTGACTATCATCTGCCCCCGGAGCTGGTGGCCGCCTACCCGGCCGAGCCCCGGGATGCGGCGAGGCTTTTGGTGGTGGATCGGGAGACCGGCGCCCTCCGCCACGCCATCTTCCGGGAACTGCCCCACTTCCTGGAGCCGGGGGACGTGCTGGTGGTGAACGACACCCGGGTCTTTCCCGCCCGCCTGACAGGGGTGAAGGAGACCGGCGGCAAAGTGGAACTGTTATTGCATCACCTGCCGGTAGCGGACAATGGCGGGGACCCGGCGGCGGGCCGGGCCTTGGCGGGCTATCGGGGGCGCCTCAGGCCCGGGGTGCGGCTCAGGTTGGGGGAAAGCCTGGCCGGGGAGGTGCTGGCTCTTCCCCGGCCGGGAGTGGCGGAGGTGCGCCTGGTGAGTGAAAGGGGCGGGGTGGTGGAGGCGGTCCTGGCCGCCGGGGAGGTGCCGCTGCCGCCCTATATCCGGCGGCCGCCCACCGCAGGGGACCGGGAGAGCTACCAGACCATGTTCGCCCACAAGACCGGGGCCATCGCCTGTCCCACCGCGGGGCTGCACTTCACTCCCCGGGTGCTGGCGGCGCTTAAGGCCAAGGGGGTGGAGACCGTGGCGGTCACCTTGCATGTGGGCCCGGGGACCTTCACCCCGGTGCGCACCCGGGACTACACCGCCCACCGGCTGGCCCCGGAGTATTATGAACTCCCGCCCGAGGCCGCCCGGCGCCTCACGGCCGCCAAGCGGGAGGGCCGGCCCCTGGTGGCGGTGGGCACCACCACGGTGCGGGTGCTGGAGAGCTGCGTGACGGCGGCGGGCTTTCGCCCGGGGGCAGGCTGGTGCGACCTCTATATCTACCCGGGGTATCGCTTCCGGGCGGTGGACCGGCTGCTCACCAATTTTCATCTGCCCCGCTCCACCCTCCTTTTGCTGGTGAGCGCCTTTGCCGGCCGGGAGCTGATCCTTCGGGCTTACGAGGAGGCGGTGCGGCAGCGCTACCGCTTTTACAGCTACGGCGACTGCATGCTCATCCGCTGA
- a CDS encoding outer membrane lipoprotein carrier protein LolA, whose product MHRLRYAVVAALLVGLASGAPGQQAAPDPAVEDVVAKVQTQYDRAGGFKAYFRQESRLKAGTQSDTAEGWVYFKRPLRMRWQYEKPPEQKKEVISDGTQVYMYIPQDGVAMVYPLTRVLRSDLVLRFFSGIAQVRQDFQMAWARPPRPGQMYLIQLTPVKPQAELTRLTLTVNPETYQVERLEFTNALGEETAFLFTRVQLDYQVPANFFTFTPPPGVQVVRDPAGAG is encoded by the coding sequence ATGCACCGGTTGAGATACGCCGTCGTGGCCGCGTTGCTTGTCGGGCTGGCCTCCGGGGCTCCGGGCCAGCAGGCCGCGCCCGACCCCGCGGTGGAGGACGTGGTGGCCAAGGTCCAGACCCAATACGACCGGGCCGGCGGCTTCAAGGCCTATTTCCGTCAGGAGTCCCGCCTGAAGGCCGGCACCCAAAGCGATACCGCCGAGGGCTGGGTCTATTTCAAGCGCCCCTTACGGATGCGCTGGCAGTATGAAAAGCCGCCGGAGCAGAAAAAAGAGGTGATCTCCGACGGCACCCAGGTCTATATGTACATCCCCCAGGACGGGGTGGCCATGGTCTATCCCCTCACCCGGGTCCTGCGAAGCGACCTGGTGCTGCGCTTCTTCTCCGGCATCGCCCAGGTGCGCCAGGACTTCCAGATGGCCTGGGCCAGGCCGCCCCGGCCCGGGCAGATGTATCTCATCCAGCTCACCCCCGTCAAACCCCAGGCGGAGCTCACCCGCCTCACCCTCACCGTCAACCCGGAGACCTACCAGGTGGAGCGCCTGGAATTCACCAATGCCCTGGGGGAGGAGACCGCTTTTCTGTTCACCCGGGTGCAGCTGGATTATCAGGTCCCGGCCAATTTCTTCACCTTCACCCCGCCTCCGGGGGTGCAGGTGGTCAGGGACCCGGCCGGCGCCGGCTGA
- the nadA gene encoding quinolinate synthase NadA, protein MSISALQQEIRDWLARRQAILLAHNYQPPEIQDIADFLGDSLGLSLTASQTPAKIIVFAGVHFMAETAAILCPDKAVLLPRLDVGCYMADTISAEALRRRKAELPGVPVVTYVNSSAAVKAESDICCTSANAVRVVNSLAAPRVLMVPDKNLALYTARHTDKEVLYWEGCCNIHDALTAAQVQACQAAHPKALFLAHPECRPEVLALADVIRSTSGMLEYVRTSPATEFIIGTEQGIIHTLKRQNPGKIFHSPSPGLLCPDMKRITLEDILNALKEERYRITLPEEVRQKALIAVQRMLAVPRD, encoded by the coding sequence ATGAGCATCTCCGCCCTGCAACAGGAAATCCGGGACTGGCTGGCCAGGCGCCAGGCCATTCTCTTGGCCCATAACTATCAGCCCCCTGAAATCCAGGACATCGCCGATTTTCTGGGCGACTCCCTGGGGCTGTCGCTGACCGCCTCCCAGACCCCGGCGAAAATCATCGTCTTTGCCGGGGTGCATTTCATGGCCGAGACCGCGGCCATCCTCTGCCCGGACAAAGCCGTGCTCCTGCCCCGGCTGGATGTGGGCTGCTACATGGCCGACACCATCAGCGCCGAGGCCCTGCGCCGGCGCAAGGCCGAGCTCCCGGGCGTGCCGGTGGTCACCTACGTCAACTCCTCCGCTGCGGTGAAGGCGGAAAGCGACATCTGCTGCACCTCGGCCAACGCCGTCAGGGTGGTCAACTCCCTGGCCGCCCCCCGGGTCCTCATGGTGCCGGACAAGAACCTGGCCCTCTACACCGCCCGCCATACCGACAAGGAAGTGCTCTACTGGGAGGGCTGCTGCAACATCCACGATGCGCTCACCGCCGCCCAGGTCCAGGCCTGCCAGGCGGCTCACCCTAAGGCCCTCTTTCTGGCGCATCCCGAATGCCGGCCGGAGGTCCTGGCCCTGGCCGACGTCATCCGCAGCACCAGCGGCATGCTGGAATACGTGCGCACCTCCCCCGCCACCGAATTCATCATCGGCACCGAACAGGGCATCATCCATACCCTGAAGCGCCAGAATCCCGGGAAAATCTTTCACTCCCCCTCCCCGGGCCTCTTGTGTCCGGACATGAAGCGCATCACCCTGGAGGATATCCTCAACGCCCTGAAAGAAGAGCGGTATCGGATCACCCTGCCCGAAGAGGTGCGCCAGAAGGCGCTTATCGCGGTGCAGCGCATGCTGGCCGTGCCCCGGGATTGA
- a CDS encoding histidine kinase dimerization/phospho-acceptor domain-containing protein has product MAQSDPLRDIRHSLHELAQPLAAVTGLVDLLLLDRQLDTEIFEDIRMISEKLDQVLEIISRIREIVRAHTQALEEEGLAQTVHALSEHP; this is encoded by the coding sequence ATGGCCCAGTCAGACCCTCTCAGGGACATCCGACATTCGCTGCACGAATTGGCCCAGCCCTTGGCGGCGGTCACCGGGTTGGTGGATCTCCTGCTCCTGGACCGGCAGCTGGACACCGAGATCTTTGAGGATATCCGCATGATCAGCGAAAAGCTGGACCAGGTCCTGGAGATCATCTCCCGCATCCGGGAAATCGTCCGGGCTCACACCCAGGCTCTGGAGGAGGAAGGTCTGGCCCAGACCGTGCACGCCCTCTCCGAACACCCTTAG
- the ligA gene encoding NAD-dependent DNA ligase LigA, producing MGRVIPEEVRARVQELREQINYHNYRYYVLDQPVISDAEFDRLFRELEELEAAWPELVTPDSPTQRVGAQPLEKFETVPHRQPMLSLENAFSEGEAREFDARLKRFLRTQEEFDYVVEPKMDGCAVELVYERGVFTVGSTRGDGYRGENVTQNLKTIRTIPLRLLETEEPAPELLEVRGEVYMNLEEFRKLNEQRLAKGEPPFANPRNAAAGSLRQLDPAVTASRPLYIYCYGIGEVVGRRFETHWEVLQTLKRWGLRVNPLTERCRGIEAAIAYHHRLEHQRHGLPYETDGVVIKVDSLALQERLGTKTRSPRWALAYKFTATQATTRVLDIQVNVGRTGAVTPMAVMEPVEVGGVTVSRATLHNENEVKRKDVRVGDWVLVQRAGDVIPEVVMVIKERRTGNEVPFQMPTHCPVCGTRLVRPPGEAVTRCPNPDCRGALRRAILHFASKTAMDIDGLGEKIIDQLMENGLVRSIPDLYRLKEADLIPLERFAEKSAANLVSAIQKSKTVPLNRFIYALGIRYVGEATAQLLAQHFESLERLAQASEEELLQIEGIGPQVAGSIREFFRQEKNQRMLEELAELGVKPLPPERPVAAPALAGKTFVFTGALERFSREEAKALVTARGGKVSSSVSAKTDYVVAGADPGSKLARAKELGVTVLDEAAFLELLERSG from the coding sequence ATGGGCAGGGTCATTCCCGAGGAGGTCCGGGCCCGGGTGCAGGAGCTCCGGGAACAGATCAATTACCATAACTACCGCTATTATGTCCTGGATCAGCCGGTCATCTCCGATGCCGAGTTCGATCGCCTCTTCCGGGAGCTGGAAGAGCTGGAGGCGGCCTGGCCTGAGCTCGTCACCCCCGACTCCCCTACCCAGCGGGTGGGCGCCCAACCCCTGGAGAAGTTTGAAACCGTCCCCCACCGCCAGCCCATGCTCTCCCTGGAGAACGCCTTCAGCGAAGGCGAGGCCCGGGAGTTTGACGCCCGCCTGAAGCGCTTTCTCCGCACCCAGGAGGAGTTTGATTACGTGGTGGAGCCCAAGATGGACGGTTGCGCCGTGGAGCTGGTCTATGAGCGGGGTGTCTTCACGGTGGGCTCCACCCGGGGGGACGGCTACCGGGGGGAAAATGTCACCCAGAACCTCAAGACCATCCGCACCATCCCCTTAAGGCTCCTGGAGACCGAGGAACCGGCCCCGGAACTCCTGGAAGTGCGGGGCGAAGTCTACATGAACCTGGAGGAGTTCCGCAAGCTCAACGAGCAGCGCCTGGCCAAGGGGGAGCCGCCCTTCGCCAATCCGAGAAACGCCGCCGCCGGTTCTTTGAGGCAGCTTGACCCCGCAGTCACCGCCTCCCGCCCCCTGTATATCTATTGCTACGGTATCGGCGAGGTGGTGGGCCGCCGCTTCGAGACCCACTGGGAGGTGCTCCAGACCCTGAAGCGCTGGGGCCTCAGGGTCAACCCTCTCACCGAGCGCTGCCGGGGGATTGAGGCCGCCATCGCCTACCACCACCGCCTGGAGCACCAGCGCCACGGTCTGCCTTACGAAACCGACGGGGTGGTCATCAAGGTGGACTCCCTGGCCCTGCAGGAGCGGCTGGGCACCAAGACCCGCAGCCCCCGCTGGGCCCTGGCCTACAAATTCACCGCCACCCAGGCCACCACCCGGGTGCTCGACATCCAGGTGAACGTCGGCCGCACCGGCGCCGTCACCCCCATGGCCGTCATGGAGCCGGTGGAGGTGGGGGGCGTCACCGTCAGCCGGGCCACCCTGCATAATGAAAACGAAGTGAAGCGCAAGGACGTGCGGGTGGGGGACTGGGTGCTGGTGCAGCGGGCCGGGGACGTCATTCCCGAAGTGGTCATGGTCATCAAGGAGCGGCGCACGGGTAATGAGGTCCCCTTTCAGATGCCCACCCACTGCCCGGTGTGCGGCACCCGCCTGGTGCGCCCGCCTGGTGAGGCGGTGACCCGGTGCCCCAACCCGGATTGCCGGGGGGCGCTCCGCCGGGCCATTTTGCACTTCGCCTCCAAAACCGCCATGGATATCGACGGTCTCGGGGAAAAGATCATTGACCAGCTCATGGAAAATGGCCTGGTGCGCTCCATCCCCGACCTCTATCGCCTGAAAGAAGCGGACCTCATCCCTCTGGAGCGCTTCGCCGAAAAGTCCGCCGCCAATCTGGTGAGCGCCATCCAGAAAAGCAAGACCGTGCCCTTGAACCGCTTCATCTATGCCCTGGGCATCCGCTATGTGGGGGAGGCCACGGCTCAGCTTCTGGCGCAGCACTTTGAGAGTCTGGAGCGCCTGGCCCAGGCCAGCGAGGAGGAGCTCTTGCAGATTGAAGGCATCGGCCCCCAGGTGGCGGGCAGCATCCGGGAATTCTTCCGCCAGGAAAAGAATCAGCGGATGCTGGAGGAGCTGGCGGAGCTGGGGGTCAAGCCCCTGCCCCCGGAAAGGCCGGTGGCGGCCCCGGCCCTGGCGGGCAAGACCTTTGTCTTCACCGGCGCCCTGGAGCGCTTCTCCCGGGAGGAGGCCAAGGCCCTGGTCACCGCCCGGGGGGGCAAGGTGAGTTCCTCGGTGTCGGCCAAAACCGACTACGTGGTGGCCGGCGCCGACCCCGGCAGCAAGCTGGCCAGGGCCAAGGAGCTGGGGGTGACGGTGCTGGATGAGGCGGCCTTTCTGGAACTTTTGGAAAGGAGCGGCTAA
- a CDS encoding acylphosphatase: protein MADKARAHLLISGRVQGVFYRAHTRDEARRRGLTGWVRNLPDGRVAAVVEGDRRQIESLIAWCRQGPPYAYVEEVQVDWHPYQGEFDDFRIAY, encoded by the coding sequence ATGGCGGACAAGGCCCGCGCCCATCTGTTGATCAGTGGCCGGGTGCAGGGTGTGTTTTACCGGGCCCACACCCGGGATGAGGCCCGCCGGCGGGGCCTCACCGGCTGGGTGCGGAACCTCCCCGACGGCCGGGTGGCGGCGGTGGTGGAGGGTGACCGCCGGCAGATCGAGAGCCTCATCGCCTGGTGCCGGCAGGGCCCCCCCTATGCTTACGTGGAGGAGGTCCAGGTGGACTGGCATCCGTATCAGGGGGAGTTCGACGACTTCCGTATCGCCTACTGA
- the fabD gene encoding ACP S-malonyltransferase, producing the protein MTRLAMMFPGQGSQYVGMGKEFYDTLPRARELFDLAEEITGLPLKRLCFEGPLEELTLTVNLQPAVTLVNLCAYEALKAAGVSPQAVCGHSLGEYSALYAAGVLSDRDTLAAVRQRGLLMQREAERHPGTMAAVIGLSADRLAELLKPLTESGPLALANFNTPEQTVISGSAVLVSQAVSQVKAAGARAVPLKVSGAWHSPLMAEAGPDFAAFLETLEFRSPRMPVYLNATAAPESDPKLLRQAMARQLTSPVRWTELILRQQADGIDIWVEVGPKNVLLGLLKKILPQLPAERGLQVDNPATLQALLATLGS; encoded by the coding sequence ATGACCCGACTGGCCATGATGTTTCCCGGGCAGGGCTCCCAATATGTGGGCATGGGGAAAGAGTTTTACGACACCCTGCCCCGGGCCCGGGAACTCTTTGATCTGGCAGAGGAAATCACCGGCCTTCCCTTGAAGCGTCTGTGCTTCGAGGGCCCCCTGGAGGAACTGACCCTGACGGTGAACCTGCAGCCGGCGGTGACCCTGGTGAACCTGTGCGCCTACGAGGCCCTGAAGGCCGCCGGGGTAAGCCCTCAGGCGGTCTGCGGCCATAGCCTGGGGGAATACAGCGCCCTCTATGCCGCCGGCGTGCTTTCGGACCGCGACACTCTGGCGGCGGTGCGGCAGCGGGGCCTTCTCATGCAGCGGGAGGCCGAGCGCCATCCCGGCACCATGGCTGCGGTCATCGGCCTTTCCGCCGACAGACTGGCGGAGCTCCTCAAGCCCCTCACCGAGAGCGGCCCTTTGGCCCTGGCCAACTTCAACACCCCGGAGCAGACGGTGATCTCCGGCAGCGCCGTGCTGGTGTCCCAGGCAGTAAGCCAGGTCAAGGCCGCCGGCGCCCGGGCTGTGCCCCTCAAGGTCTCCGGCGCCTGGCACTCTCCGCTCATGGCCGAGGCCGGGCCGGATTTCGCTGCCTTCCTGGAGACCCTGGAATTCCGGTCGCCCCGGATGCCGGTCTATCTCAATGCCACCGCCGCTCCGGAAAGCGATCCCAAACTCCTGAGGCAGGCCATGGCCCGGCAGCTCACCAGCCCGGTGCGCTGGACCGAGCTGATCTTACGGCAGCAGGCCGACGGCATCGACATCTGGGTGGAGGTGGGCCCCAAAAACGTGCTCCTGGGCCTGCTGAAGAAAATCCTGCCCCAGCTCCCGGCCGAACGCGGCCTGCAGGTGGACAATCCCGCCACCCTCCAGGCCCTTCTGGCCACTCTGGGCTCCTGA
- a CDS encoding adenylate/guanylate cyclase domain-containing protein: MPAGYYRSPPGNAGPSRERGPLLLSLGVTLAVLVLALVRFPLTEFFEYKFADLKFRFRGPLSPASPVVVVAVDDASLKKLGRWPWSREVIAGLLSRLKAAGPRVVAVDIIFAEREETAGLTALRRLRQELEQAGLSNPSLARLLAREEERADVDRRLAREIGAPPPTILGFFFTGVGGIQGPIVTPGPKEPPVMGGRYQGVRILAGASGSLPLLGAQGVESNLPELTEQAAGAGYFNMIPDADGGVRWLPLAIAYGPDFFAPLALVACQHFLGGEGLCLSLSAGGVEEIRLGQKILPVDRFGRLLINYLGPPGTFPTVSAADVLNGSVPPGMLKDRLVLVGATAVGIYDLRVTPFSAITPGIEIQATVIDNLLSGRFLCPPPGGRLFLVGFLLALGMVLAGALPRLGAVAGFLLAAGLALAYLVANYLAFHFLGWQLEVLYPLVQIGGVYTGVTVQRFVSTERARSQLKRAFQSYVAPAVVEEIIRHPEKLRLGGERRELSILFCDIRGFTTLAESLEPEELAAVLHDFLTPMSELLVQHGGTLDKYIGDAIMALFGAPLPQEDHAHRACRAALAMVAELERLDRIWQDQGRPSLAVGIGINTGLVAVGNLGSDRLFDYTAVGDHVNLASRLEGLNKYYGTTILVSEFTAAQVKEALILQEVDWVRVKGKTRPLRIYEVLGLGPADGDRRRFLEGYDEGLRLYRAARFAEAREAFRSVLPLDPENRHLQRFLACVETCLRQPPPPGWEAVAEMHEK; encoded by the coding sequence ATGCCGGCCGGCTACTATCGCTCCCCGCCAGGTAATGCCGGGCCTTCCCGGGAACGGGGGCCTCTCCTGTTGAGCCTGGGCGTCACCCTGGCCGTCCTGGTTCTGGCTCTGGTGCGGTTTCCGCTCACGGAATTCTTTGAGTACAAGTTTGCCGACCTGAAGTTCCGCTTCCGGGGGCCGCTCTCCCCCGCCTCTCCGGTGGTGGTGGTGGCGGTGGACGATGCCAGCCTGAAAAAGCTGGGCCGCTGGCCCTGGTCCCGGGAGGTCATCGCCGGGCTGCTCAGTCGCCTCAAGGCCGCCGGACCCCGGGTGGTGGCGGTGGACATCATCTTTGCGGAGCGGGAGGAAACCGCCGGGCTGACGGCGCTGAGGCGTTTGCGGCAGGAGCTGGAACAGGCGGGACTCAGCAACCCGTCCCTAGCCCGCCTTCTGGCCCGGGAGGAGGAGCGGGCCGATGTGGACCGCCGCCTGGCCCGGGAGATCGGGGCGCCGCCGCCCACCATTCTCGGGTTTTTCTTTACCGGGGTGGGGGGGATTCAGGGCCCCATAGTAACCCCAGGGCCCAAGGAGCCGCCCGTTATGGGCGGCAGGTATCAGGGCGTGCGTATCCTGGCCGGCGCCTCCGGCAGCCTGCCGCTCCTGGGGGCGCAGGGGGTGGAGAGCAACCTGCCGGAACTCACAGAACAGGCGGCGGGAGCCGGTTATTTCAATATGATTCCCGACGCCGACGGCGGGGTGCGCTGGCTGCCGCTGGCCATTGCCTATGGCCCGGATTTCTTTGCCCCTTTGGCTTTGGTTGCCTGCCAACATTTTCTCGGGGGGGAAGGCCTGTGCCTCTCCCTGTCCGCCGGCGGCGTGGAGGAGATCCGCCTGGGGCAGAAGATCCTGCCGGTGGACCGCTTCGGCCGCCTGCTCATCAATTACCTGGGGCCTCCCGGCACGTTTCCCACCGTATCGGCAGCAGACGTCTTAAACGGGTCGGTGCCGCCGGGGATGCTCAAAGACCGGCTGGTGCTTGTGGGGGCCACGGCGGTGGGCATCTACGACCTGAGGGTGACACCATTTTCTGCCATCACCCCGGGCATCGAGATCCAGGCCACCGTCATCGACAATCTCTTAAGCGGCCGCTTTTTGTGTCCTCCTCCGGGAGGGCGGCTGTTCCTGGTGGGATTCCTCCTGGCGCTGGGGATGGTGCTGGCAGGGGCCCTGCCGCGCCTGGGGGCGGTGGCGGGGTTTCTGCTGGCGGCCGGACTGGCGCTGGCTTACCTGGTGGCGAATTACCTGGCTTTTCACTTCCTGGGGTGGCAACTGGAGGTGCTCTATCCCCTGGTGCAGATCGGCGGGGTGTACACCGGCGTGACGGTGCAGCGGTTTGTCTCCACCGAGAGGGCCCGCAGCCAGTTGAAGCGGGCCTTCCAGTCCTATGTGGCCCCGGCGGTGGTGGAGGAGATCATCCGTCATCCGGAAAAACTCAGGCTGGGGGGCGAACGCCGGGAGCTGAGCATCCTGTTTTGCGACATCCGGGGTTTCACCACCCTGGCCGAATCCCTGGAGCCCGAGGAGCTGGCGGCGGTGCTGCACGATTTCCTCACCCCTATGAGCGAGCTCCTCGTGCAGCACGGCGGCACCCTGGACAAATATATCGGGGACGCCATCATGGCCCTGTTCGGGGCCCCCTTGCCCCAGGAGGATCATGCCCACCGGGCCTGCCGGGCCGCGCTGGCCATGGTGGCGGAGCTGGAGCGCCTGGACCGGATCTGGCAAGACCAGGGGCGCCCCAGCCTGGCGGTGGGTATCGGCATCAACACCGGCCTGGTGGCAGTGGGCAATCTGGGTTCGGACCGGCTCTTCGATTACACCGCGGTGGGGGACCACGTCAATCTGGCTTCCCGCCTGGAGGGGCTGAACAAATATTACGGCACCACGATTCTGGTGAGCGAATTCACCGCGGCCCAGGTAAAGGAGGCCCTCATTCTCCAGGAGGTGGACTGGGTGCGGGTGAAAGGCAAGACCCGGCCCCTCCGGATCTATGAAGTGCTGGGCCTGGGCCCGGCCGATGGCGACCGGCGGCGCTTTCTTGAGGGGTATGACGAAGGTCTCAGGCTGTATCGGGCGGCCCGTTTTGCCGAAGCCCGGGAGGCCTTCCGGTCAGTCCTCCCTTTGGATCCGGAAAACCGCCATCTCCAGCGTTTCCTTGCCTGTGTGGAGACCTGTCTCAGGCAGCCGCCACCTCCGGGCTGGGAGGCAGTGGCGGAAATGCATGAAAAATAG
- a CDS encoding 2-dehydropantoate 2-reductase: protein MRYLILGAGALGTVFGAFLLRAGHPVDFLGRGSHFQRLLAAGPRIDGIWGEFALGPVTTPGPHPEPYDIILLCVKSFDTRDACEQARHLLAPQGLIISLQNGLGNLEEISRVFGARRTVGGRVIFGARIPEPGRATVTVYAAPVLLGALSPEADHALLERVARDLHEAGIPTQVVADIMPPLWDKVLYNCALNALAAILGVPYGDLAADADTREFMRHIIAEIYAVAQALGIDLTLPTAAGYFEHFLTRLVPPTAAHRPSMWQDLQAGRRTEIEALNGAICRYGAQVGLPTPYNEAVTRLIRFLERQSVRHRGEDPHPVSAV, encoded by the coding sequence ATGCGCTACCTGATCCTGGGAGCAGGCGCCCTGGGGACCGTCTTCGGGGCCTTTCTGCTCCGGGCCGGTCACCCGGTGGATTTCCTGGGACGGGGAAGCCACTTCCAGCGCCTCCTCGCCGCCGGCCCCCGCATTGACGGCATTTGGGGGGAATTCGCCTTAGGCCCTGTCACCACCCCCGGCCCACACCCTGAACCATATGACATTATCCTCCTCTGCGTCAAATCCTTTGACACCCGGGACGCCTGCGAGCAGGCCCGCCACCTCCTTGCGCCCCAAGGACTCATCATCTCCCTACAAAACGGCTTGGGCAATCTGGAGGAGATCAGCCGGGTCTTCGGGGCGCGCCGCACCGTGGGGGGCCGGGTCATCTTCGGCGCCCGCATTCCTGAGCCGGGCCGGGCCACGGTGACCGTCTATGCCGCGCCGGTGCTTCTGGGGGCCCTGTCTCCTGAGGCCGATCACGCCCTGCTTGAGCGGGTGGCCCGGGACCTTCATGAGGCTGGCATCCCCACCCAGGTGGTGGCCGACATTATGCCCCCCTTATGGGATAAGGTGCTCTATAATTGCGCCCTCAATGCCCTGGCAGCCATCCTCGGAGTGCCTTATGGGGATCTGGCGGCGGATGCGGACACCCGGGAGTTCATGCGCCATATCATCGCGGAAATCTACGCCGTGGCCCAGGCCTTGGGGATTGACCTGACCCTCCCCACCGCCGCCGGCTATTTCGAGCATTTCCTCACCCGGCTGGTGCCTCCCACCGCGGCCCACCGACCCTCCATGTGGCAGGACCTGCAGGCCGGCCGCCGCACCGAGATCGAGGCCTTAAACGGCGCCATCTGCCGTTATGGGGCGCAGGTGGGCCTCCCCACCCCGTACAATGAGGCTGTAACCCGCCTAATCCGCTTTCTGGAGCGGCAATCTGTCCGTCACCGAGGGGAAGACCCCCACCCGGTTTCCGCCGTTTGA